The Vanessa atalanta chromosome 6, ilVanAtal1.2, whole genome shotgun sequence region ttttattttaaatttaatacgaaaatTATTACAGCTCAGGTCTTTTATTTTGGCTTTCCTTACCTTTGGCAATGGCTGTGCTACTTCCTCCATATGATGACCTCCTATATATTTAGCATTTGTGGGTAAACCTGATAGTTGATCAAGATAAGCATGTGAGTTAATAAATAGGAACGAACTATTATGTACAACCATTTCATAGTTAGGTAGTACTCGTTCACGATTATGGAAAGCATCACGAAAACTTTTTTCATAAGCTGGGAGCTCTTTGGAGCTGATGTGGTAACTAAAATGAACGCAAAACatgttttatcttaattttaattcgtgattgattgatttgtgggttttttctgtcgaaaaattcccATTAACAGCCCGgaatctggaagttggaagtgtgtgaCTCCTGTACCTCGAAAAGCTCTTCAAGCCATTGTTCAcagtgatatttaaaatttctaaggaatttaacattatttcaaatttgtttaaGAACCTttacttatcaatattttttgatttttgatacaggaacaagtataaaaatacagaaacacaaatttaaagactttagttaaaatatacacCTACTAATTCTGAACAATCCGGTTAAGCTGCGTCCAAATATAATGTATTCGTTCAATAATTGTCAACCCTGGATTATATAAAGAGAATTTATTCACTTCTGAGCTGACTAAGCCAATTGATTTCCAAGAACTATCTGTTGATGAGTACCAGATAAGGGGACACTTATACAGTGGTGATAACCTAAAACAAAAATtcgcaataattatattagttaattcTATCTTCCTACAAACTTAGGATTTCAAACTAATGTTGTAGGTTCAAATGACGGGAAGTTGTTGTTGCGTACTTAGCtttgttagtaaataatttCGATTTGGTAGTGAAGAAAAACGTCGAGACTAAAAACACCCGTGTTGGTCAGGTAAAGTTCAGCatgtataaacaataaattacagAATAATTCAATATCTTCTGAGAAGAGGATTTTTGTCAGCAGTGGGACAAGTTACGGACTATTACTTCATTTAAATCACAAAAATTGTTTAATCTTACGGTGCTAGTAGTCCAGAGTAAAACCATTCAGCTATGATTAGATCGAATGAACACGTCGTATTCATCATCAACTCCTGCATGTTTGGATGCATCAGAGCTCGCTGCGCATATTTCAATCCAAGGTTCTCCATGTGCAAGGAGTTATTAGCTGTGTTTTCTGGCTTCGGCCAGTAGTCTTCTGAAATAAAACAGACAAGTTGCGAAAAAGtaaacaagttatttttttgccCCTTTTATAGAATACTAACAAGATGCAAGAACAATATGTAATAAGAATTGATGCGTCAATAGTCCAAAGATTAGGAGCTGTAGCTTTCACATAGTGAGTATACAAATTagttggaaaaaaataatattactataaataataccaACTAATTAAGTTCGCACTCAAACGCAATGAGTGATCATTTCCAATATAGTATAGATATTAAGACGGGtcctacttttaaaatttttagtattcAATCAATGTCCAGTTCATTTTGGTGTGAAAAAAAACAACTGCATTCAACATAGAGCATTGGATATTTTACTCCAGGAAATGAAAGTGTTAAATTCGCTACGGAGCAACGAGCCACACACGGCGTCCGCGGCCATTATCAAATAAACTGTGATGATATGACTCGCATTCttgtattataatcattttggTTCAAGCTTGAGCTATTTTAAATCCCTTCCCAACGGCTATAGTACTGAGAATATGtaagattacattttatttagtaaagacGAAGTGAAAGGGTCTGTACTGAGTTAGTAACGCCATCTTTAATTACCTGAGTCATATTCGATATTTGAACTTATGTCAACATATTTCAAGTTGTGCACTTTCTTCTTTTGCGGAAACTTCGTCACATACgtcaactgaaaaaaaaattacagtgttAACAGTACGCATAGAATAGTGTAGGAATAGTAATATCAGATCACGGGTTTTATCGGAGTTTTCCGTGTGCGGCCGCATCCGGCTTTGATTTAGTCTGCTCGCTGTGGTCGgttttcaaaacattaaaattttctttcatctatcattttattttatttacagcattaaaatatcaaatgttaAAGACATTCATAACATATGGAATGACCGATTAAAATTCGTTTTTATGTCTTGCTAAAACCAGCGGTAATCTTTTTCGTTCGTCACATCACTTTTGAATGcttttctatatacatataatgccatattttatttgattttaagtcTAAATCtaatgaaaagttttattttctactCAGTGCCCTCTTTGACCTAGTCCTGTGATGGCCAAATGATAGAAGCCGCACAGcacaattaaaaactttttatatttaataaaaaagttcttGTTCGGAGGTTTATATTTTTCGCCGTCATCAGGTACTAATGAGTTATCTCAACTGCACGAGGGCCCGTTATTTGTTGTACTTTGGAGaaacttacttttttataaaaccaggttaaatactatatttattattcttagaatttaaactaaattttcatttacaagCTTAACCGTAAACAGACGTTGGCTGCTATGTATTATATCCTAAAAGCTTCTCCGAATCGAATTGCGTCTTCTGGTATAAGATTTATGTATACTGGCTTAGTATTTTCAATTAAGGAATACATTGTTTCctcattaattaatatgaaaatgtatatatgagTATAAATTAATGAGTCGACTTTATCTTATAAAGTTCTCGAATTTATGGTATTGAGAGTGTTGcgtatatttcttatttcttgtgGTGGCAAAATGGAGTACGGGTGAATAAAAATTGCGTTTAAAGAAATTTCGTTTATTAGTGCTTTACACGGTAAGGGCAGAATTCGAGTGGGTCAAGTACAAAGGTCGTCCGTATCCCTCCTAGACCGCTGCCGTGGTCACCCTATTGGTCTACTCGCGCTGACATCATCGTCGTCATCGCCGATCAGCTGACCAATAGGATATACCAATAGCGTTGCGCGATGCATAGATGCGTCGACAGAGAGAGTTAAGACCACAGATATGTTTTGAACATATAGCTGTAGTTAGCTAGTTATAAATTAACTGATTTATTAGCCTAGTGGCTAACTTAAATGGCATATTCATAAGAGAATAAAATGCATCGCTGATTAcagaaaaacttattatatcataatatagacTGCCGAATTGCAGGATgccgtaatattataaaaaaataaggtatttATCAATTCggcatatttgttttatttggatttttctCGACTTTTTCGGTGAGTAGAAGccaattttatttgttcatttcaattggatatattcataaatacgaataaaaactaAGCCACTAACGTAGAGCGCTTCCAATTTATACTAAATACCACGTGCCACTTAAATATGCTGTcacattagatattttttttcaaatagattTACAGTCAACCTCTAAAAGCTGTTTTATTAACACCGACCATATACTTtgcttgttatatatatttgttattttttggaTTACCTAATAAGACCACCTCTAATAAGTGTAATTGTTAAAGTCATCGACCATTGCTAATGCACCGCTAACCATGAGATCTAAGTGGTTATGTATTGTGTTTGTACCGAAACAACACTGGTTCACTTAACCTTCATACCGAAGATGTGGAGCTATGATGAAGTTTTTAGTAGATTTGAGCCTACTTACCTCGTGTCCTTCTTCCAAAAGTGCCTTAACAAGAGAGTCACTGAGGACGCCATGTCTCTTCTCCGGCACGGGGAATACCACAAGAATTTTACTACTATTACACaatcttacaaaatataataatatagcaagTTTTAACATTTCGATTCAGTTTGGTCACGGCCTTTGTAAGTGTGTCAGATTTAAGACTAGCGCGTTGATTCGGCCAATGTTATCAGTTATCGAGATGATAACACGTGGCGTAATCTTTAGTCTCTCATCGTGTATGTTCTAAAGTTGAATAAGAGCAACGTTATAACTGTAAAACATTACTTGATAGCCGTTAGTTAGACAGACCACGAACACTAATCGATCACATTCCACTTTTCTAACTCAAACTAAATCTCCGAAAGATACCCGGGCCCTGGAATAGAGTGCAGGATAACATGGGACCATTATACACTCTATAAAGTATTTGCCTCGGATGGAAGTTTACTAGACGTTGCAAAATGTGATTCACTGTAATTACATGTACATAATTATCGTCTAGTCTTCTTTCTTCGTtcgggtaaaattcatacaaagttatcCCTATTATTTCCCTCTCTTGAGATAGATATTTCTTAACAACTTTATTTAGTGAGCGAAAAGAGTATAACGCCCatcaactttaaaatattatcgtagTGTAGAAAAAAATGGTTTgttatacaaaaacattaattaaatgaaattatagatttttatgaaatttgtctGACGAGATGAACAAACCGACACAGAGTTGATTCTGAATCatcttgtaaattta contains the following coding sequences:
- the LOC125064714 gene encoding UDP-glucosyltransferase 2-like, giving the protein MLKLAILLYFVRLCNSSKILVVFPVPEKRHGVLSDSLVKALLEEGHELTYVTKFPQKKKVHNLKYVDISSNIEYDSEDYWPKPENTANNSLHMENLGLKYAQRALMHPNMQELMMNTTCSFDLIIAEWFYSGLLAPLSPLYKCPLIWYSSTDSSWKSIGLVSSEVNKFSLYNPGLTIIERIHYIWTQLNRIVQNYYHISSKELPAYEKSFRDAFHNRERVLPNYEMVVHNSSFLFINSHAYLDQLSGLPTNAKYIGGHHMEEVAQPLPKNLKKIMDECKDGVIYVDLETRLFSQHLQEFIMQELIEAFGQIKQTVIWKYDEILVNLPKNLYTMKKPPQQSILSHANTVAFVNHGDMVSIIEAAHYGVPVIGIPVMEDQIANMDSVIEKNWGVKIDYNNKLSWKILDAIDIIESDKSFLAKAAAVKSILRYRLTSPRKEFQHWIQMIINTRGAPHLRSSNPTVSTLEKYNIDIILLLIMLLWFFSKVIKVFKVHFNNNSDDLDKKDL